Proteins co-encoded in one Pararge aegeria chromosome 19, ilParAegt1.1, whole genome shotgun sequence genomic window:
- the LOC120632233 gene encoding uncharacterized protein LOC120632233: MISLVKKIIFICLSVLVTSGTTGVSKDVIGFPEYEENPLLINKQDRKPVFLPAKCPENELYYPGDQTDDWICDCRPGFLFHPDTDKCWLAYERGACPEEQYLVLPKDSMIPICVPNPCRTDSMVLWNGQCQKLGSSVCGNTFPAKVLWVNATTSTVDCVIVYLNNRFSIDVEFETNITCPLGCRRNVQNKCTPDRVL, translated from the exons ATGATATCCTTGGTCaagaagataatatttatttgtttaagtgTATTAGTGACATCAGGGACTACTGGTGTAAGTAAAGATGTGATAGGTTTTCCGGAGTATGAAGAGAatccattattaattaataagcag GATCGCAAACCCGTATTCTTGCCAGCAAAGTGTCCGGAAAACGAGTTGTATTATCCTGGCGATCAGACCGATGACTGGATTTGTGATTGTCGTCCGG GATTCCTATTTCACCCGGACACAGATAAGTGTTGGCTAGCTTACGAAAGGGGAGCGTGTCCAGAAGAACAGTATTTAGTTTTGCCTAAAGACTCTATGATACCCATATGCGTCCCAAATCCCTGCAGAACTGACTCTATGGTGCTATGGAACGGACAGTGCCAGAAACTTGGTTCAAGCGTCTGCGGAAATACATTCCCAGCTAAAGTCCTATGGGTGAATGCAACGACATCTACAGTGGATTGCGTTATAGTGTACCTAAATAATAGATTTTCTATTGATGTGGAATTTGAAACCAATATAACCTGTCCTCTAGGGTGCAGACGCAATGTCCAAAACAAATGTACGCCCGACAGAGtactataa
- the LOC120631955 gene encoding endocuticle structural glycoprotein SgAbd-5-like, giving the protein MQKIVLCAFALLALAAAAPQDQEPAYILKQESDVNPEGYNFEFETSDGTSRQEQGTLKQITEDQQAITVQGSYKYNAPDGLTYVVTYVADEHGYQPQEHIEQPGQ; this is encoded by the exons gttTTGTGCGCGTTTGCCTTATTGGCTCTTGCCGCGGCTGCTCCCCAAGATCAGGAGCCAGCTTATATCCTCAAACAGGAATCAGACGTTAATCCCGAAGGATACAATTTTGA gttcGAAACCAGCGACGGCACTTCTCGTCAAGAGCAAGGCACTCTAAAGCAGATCACCGAAGACCAACAAGCCATAACAGTACAAGGCAGTTACAAATACAACGCACCCGACGGTCTAACGTACGTAGTCACATACGTCGCTGACGAGCACGGTTACCAGCCACAGGAGCACATCGAACAACCGGGACAGTAA